The following are encoded together in the Humulus lupulus chromosome 5, drHumLupu1.1, whole genome shotgun sequence genome:
- the LOC133779469 gene encoding uncharacterized protein LOC133779469 encodes MVRRKKTVQKLANVIELELPSSNTPIMEEERTDLEPEVPEETIAPKLQDLESHDDIDKIVEATFWKSALVCMVIGANPPMAVFEGFLKRIWGNLGIDRVAKMNSGFTMVQFRDEATRDMVLESGVIHFDKKPVILRPWSSDVETIRSVKYVPVWIRLPGLGLQYWGVNCLSALVSTIGTPIMVDKVTKARTMIKFARDLVDMEIAEHIPMHIHYLNERGQILEQAIEYEWLPTKCTVCKKLGHTTTVCKHSPTLAKKNSELSTQPSPVTTTVNELDATTPVSRNQRKQDTTKVTKQGGAQSNPSGSKWVTLRKVGMKKSASKPQIEMHRNSFNILQVNQKQVDVISIPSEINGQQQHFELEC; translated from the exons atggtGAGAAGGAAGAAGACTGTGCAGAAGCTTGCTAATGTAATCGAGTTGGAGCTCCCTTCATCCAATACACCGATTATGGAGGAAGAAAGGACGGATTTGGAGCCAGAGGTACCTGAGGAGACGATTGCTCCAAAGCTTCAGGATCTTGAATCGCATGATGATATTGATAAGATAG TGGAGGCAACTTTCTGGAAATCAGCTCTAGTTTGTATGGTCATTGGGGCCAACCCACCTATGGCTGTTTTTGAAGGGTTTCTCAAGAGAATTTGGGGTAATCTTGGAATTGATCGCGTGGCCAAGATGAATTCCGGTTTCACAATGGTTCAGTTTAGAGATGAGGCAACTAGGGATATGGTGCTTGAATCTGGAGTGATTCATTTTGACAAGAAACCAGTAATTCTCAGACCTTGGTCTTCTGATGTTGAAACTATAAGGTCAGTTAAATATGTCCCTGTTTGGATTCGATTACCAGGTCTTGGACTGCAATATTGGGGTGTTAATTGCCTGAGTGCTCTAGTTAGCACGATTGGCACTCCTATTATGGTAGAtaaggtcacaaaagcaaggactatgatcaaatttgCTAGAGACTTAGTTGATATGGAGATTGCAGAACACATCCCTATGCATATCCACTATCTAAATGAGAGAGGTCAGATTTTGGAGCAAGCCATTGAGTATGAGTGGCTCCCTACTAAGTGTACTGTTTGTAAGAAATTGGGTCATACCACTACTGTCTGTAAGCATTCCCCAACTCTTGCAAAGAAGAACTCAGAGCTTTCAACCCAGCCTAGTCCTGTTACTACAACAGTTAATGAACTTGATGCTACCACTCCTGTTAGTAGAAACCAAAGAAAACAAGATACTACTAAGGTTACAAAGCAGGGAGGAGCTCAATCTAACCCTAGTGGATCTAAATGGGTGACCCTTCGAAAGGTAGGAATGAAGAAGTCTGCTAGTAAACCTCAAATTGAAATGCATAggaattcatttaatattttacAGGTAAACCAGAAACAAGTAGATGTTATTTCCATTCCCTCTGAAATAAATGGACAACAACAACATTTTGAGCTGGAGTGTTAA